AATTCATTCTTCCTATCCACATCATAAATCTCAAAATAAAGAAATAAAAAATGGTGAGGTAATAGTAATAGATATTGGATGTGATTTTTTGGGCTATAAAAGTGATTTAACAAGGACTTTTTTTTGTGGCAAAGTTGATAATGAGATAAAGAAAGTTTATAAAATTGTTGAAGAAACACAAAAAATATGCATTGAATATTTAAGGAATAAAAACTTAAAAGGATGTGATGTTTATAAAAAAGCAGTTGAAAATTTTAAAAAATATAATCTTGGAAAATTCTTTATTCATGGTCTTGGTCATGGAATTGGGATTGATGTTCATGAAAAGCCATATTTGAATAAAAAAAGTAAAGATAAAATTAGAAAAGGAAATGTTTTTACAATTGAACCTGGAGTTTATATTCAAGGAAAATTTGGAGTTCGTCTTGAAAAAATGGTTTTCAAATAAAATTTGTTTTATGAAAATTATTGTGGTATAATAAATAAAAATGGGGATAGAAAATGATAAGATTTAAAGAAGTCCTTGAAAAATTTCCTTCTGAATTGAGGGATGCGGTTATAGAATTTTATGATTTTTTAAGAGAAGAATATATTATAAAAAGAGAAGAGTTTGAAGAATTGAAAAAAATAGTAGGTCAACTTGTTATATCTCATGAAAAATTATTAGAAAGGGTGGAACAATTAACTATTGCACAGCAGAAAACAGAAGAGAGAGTGGATAAGTTAGGGGAAGCAGTTGAGAAATTAGCAGAAGCACAAAGGGAAACAGAGGAGGAATTGAAAAAATTGACAATAACAGTAAAAAATATGCAGAAAGAACTTGGTGGGATATCACATTCAGTTGGATTTGACCTTGAAAATCAGGCATATAAAGCATTACCAAAAATATTAAAAGAAAGATATGGGATAGAAATAAAAGAAAGATTATTGAGGAAATTTATTGAATATCCAGATGGTAGAGAAGAAGAGATAAATGTTTATGGTAAAGGAAAGATAGATGGGAGAGAAATTTTTATAATAGGAGAATCAAAAACATATTTGTCAAAGAAAGATATAGAAAGATTTAAAAAGAGATTAGAAAGGATAAAAAAAGTTTTCACAGAAGAAATATTTCCTATTTTTGTTGTTCATTCTGCTTCTCCAAAAATTACAAAATATGCTGAAAATTCTGGATTTTCTGTATTTTTCTCTTATGAATTTTAAAAGTACTTGACTAAATAAAAAATGTATGTAAAAATAATATCAGGTGAAATAAAAAAAACTTGACAAAATAAAAAATGTATGTAAAAATAAATTCAAACAGAAAGGAGAAAAATGAAAAATATAAGTAAAATCGGGATTTCCGCAATAGTAATAACTTTCCTTCTCACATCACTCGCCTACACAAAGGACCTAAAAATAGGAGTAGTAGATGTAGAAAAAATTTATAATGAATATGAGAAAGCAAAAGCAGCAAGAGAAGAGATACAGGGAAAAAGAACAGAGAAACAAATTGAATTATCAAAAAAACAAACAGAATTAAAACAAATTGTTGATGAG
This genomic stretch from bacterium harbors:
- a CDS encoding M24 family metallopeptidase, translating into IHSSYPHHKSQNKEIKNGEVIVIDIGCDFLGYKSDLTRTFFCGKVDNEIKKVYKIVEETQKICIEYLRNKNLKGCDVYKKAVENFKKYNLGKFFIHGLGHGIGIDVHEKPYLNKKSKDKIRKGNVFTIEPGVYIQGKFGVRLEKMVFK
- a CDS encoding chordopoxvirus fusion protein produces the protein MIRFKEVLEKFPSELRDAVIEFYDFLREEYIIKREEFEELKKIVGQLVISHEKLLERVEQLTIAQQKTEERVDKLGEAVEKLAEAQRETEEELKKLTITVKNMQKELGGISHSVGFDLENQAYKALPKILKERYGIEIKERLLRKFIEYPDGREEEINVYGKGKIDGREIFIIGESKTYLSKKDIERFKKRLERIKKVFTEEIFPIFVVHSASPKITKYAENSGFSVFFSYEF
- a CDS encoding OmpH family outer membrane protein; the encoded protein is MKNISKIGISAIVITFLLTSLAYTKDLKIGVVDVEKIYNEYEKAKAAREEIQGKRTEKQIELSKKQTELKQIVDEYNAKKGKMKEDEMKQYE